The sequence CAAGATAGCCTTTGTATTGGTCCCTTCTGGAATTTCAGGGCCACGATGCAGGCTCTTCTTAGAGACTATGCATCCTGTTGATTTATTATTATCAATTTTGGCATTGAGAAGTCTGGTTGATACATCTTCGGCATTAAAAATATCCTGTTGGGGCACAAGGCAAGGCCAACCAGGTTTTAGTGGAcgcattttattttctttttccaaagCACTTTGTAACTTATATCTGTTTGGTCCTTTCCCAGAAGATGAACCGGAAGATATACCAACTGCAGCATCAATGTGCTTGTTTTCTGAATGCTCTTTATGTCCAACAGCCTTTCTAGACACTTTCTTCAGCCAATCCATTAGGGAATTCTCCTCATCTTCATTTTGGGAAGTCTCCATGGTTGGTGTTTCTTGAATATTTCGGGTAGCTAGATGGCTTTGATTATCTGGATGTTTAAGCTTCCAGTTTGATGTGTCTGGCCGTGTATCATTATCATGCTTAATTTGACTGGTATCTGTATCTCCACTGAAAATGTGAACCTTTTTAGACGCGCATAACTCCTCACTTCTTATGATGTCATCCAATAAACGCACCTTCCGAGACTTTTTATGGTGAAATCTTCCAGATGAATTACCAAGTTGACTGGAAGGATCTTGGTTTTCATTGACATAATTAGGCAAACCCATGCTACAGTCAGATGCTTTGGTGTGCCTCTTGTTCAAACGCATCGAATCATGATCAGACATATGAGCTGAAATAGCAGCTAGAGCATCAGCTTTTGGAATGCTGATGTCTATTCCCAGTGGCATTTCATATTCTTTTGGAGCAACTGTAGGTTCTGCTGCAAAAATAGTAGGTTTCCTCGACTGGTTCTGAATTTCTTCAGATATATCAAGGCCACCTTTGGGAATTTGGAGACCTGTGAAGAACAAGGTATAGGCATTCATATCAGCTCATGAAGTTTCATAGCTGCAAGTGATCAAGGGCCTGAGTTACCTTCTTTGGTCAGGCCATGGCTCGTtgatgcattttttttcttgtcaaGGCATAGTGATGGGCTACACTCACCATTACTGACGTTAACAGAAGAATCTGTTTGAACCAATCTTCCATCTAGTATTTTCTCTTCAGATGGTTGTTGAAAGCCAGAAAGCAAATTTGTTGCATCGGTATTTATTAGAAAAGATGTTTTGCAAGTATTTACCTCATCATTCTGAACATTTGTAACTGCTCCATCTGTTATCAAATCTTTGGGAGTACTGATCTCACTAAGACACTTTTTGCAATTCCACCATCTAAATTTAGTAACAGGTAGTGGAGGAAGTGAGCTGGCTAGTTCACCTGATGTCTGATTATGATGCGAAAGTAAAGGCCAGAAAACCTTTGCATTTCTCCTCCGAACCTTCGCAACATATCCACTGTGCTCAAGATAGGCATAACTCATCAGAAGAATTAATAGATAAGAAATAGTTAAAAAACTCTATAGCTACTTTGAAGCTTTAAAAGTGTGGAAGGCTTAGGCCTTCCATTATATCCCCTCCCACTAACTCTGAAATGTAAAAAATTTAGAAAGGAGAAAAAGGGATGTCTATTGCTCATCATGcagtaaaatattcttaatagaaAATTAGATTTTGCAAATGAAGATGCCAAATAGTAAGCTGCATGATGAGGTTAACAAAATGCCTCGACTACCACTTTCCTAACATCTCATATAAGAAGCAGGCAGGCAAAGAAAATGTGCTTTTTAATGAGTTTCACATTTGGGAAACTGATATTTCATAATGAAATGCAGTCTGTGAAGTACTACTATTGTAATTTTAACTTAATTCCAAAAAGGAACTGCATTTATCTTTCATGAATGGCGAATAAGATATTGTATCTGACCTTAAACAATCTGTGTTGGGCGAAAGATGTTAGCAAAAGTCCAGCATTACAATCTCTCCACCAAATCAAGAAAAACCTCTACTTGATTTCAGAATAGTGAAGAGAAGAAAGCAGTAATTACTGAGTAACTAAGCTGCACGCTTACCGAATAGTAAAATGTTCACATTTGTTTGCTTCTTCGTCATCATCAGCTGCTGCTTGCTCGATGGATCTCAATTCTACTAGTGAATGACAAGAATTAGAATCAAAAACAGATTCCTTGCCTTTGAAGTCTAGCTCCTCTAAAAAACTTACTTCCATCACATGAAACTAACATAACAATAACTTCAGTGCATCCTGCATTGATAATAACAAGGTCAGCTTCTTTATTGACTGAAAGTTTATGGAGACTACCAAAATCCACACTTAGCTGAAACATCGATTCTAAGCACGACTGCTTACTGCATAAACATATCCAATTTTAGTTAAAACTACTCTTCATCAAATATTTAGCAGATCTTTAATGAGGATCCATCTAGTGCATTTTTAGCTGACAGTTCTGCTGCAGAAGGCACTGTTACGTACCTTCCATTATCCGATATGCATACCATATTCTCTATGAGAGGGAAACATGTTTTAAAGCCAAATGCCATGTAAAAAATCTACATATGATACATTGCATCTTTTACATAGCAACtctcaacatcacatgctaaagAAAAAATGATAACATTCATTTGCCTTATGAAAGAGTTAATATTTCACTAGACCATGCCATATAACCAAATTTCACGATAGTCTAAAAGATCAAATGCTCAAAAAACTAAGTCACGGtctcataatattatatttgccgTGCAAAACTGATAGAAAATAAAGCTACATATCTATAGCATTCATAATGGAAAACAGCCATAACATGGATCacgaaaataaaaaatgaatgtgCCAAAAAGT is a genomic window of Phoenix dactylifera cultivar Barhee BC4 chromosome 4, palm_55x_up_171113_PBpolish2nd_filt_p, whole genome shotgun sequence containing:
- the LOC103705616 gene encoding uncharacterized protein LOC103705616 isoform X1, whose amino-acid sequence is MEVSFLEELDFKGKESVFDSNSCHSLVELRSIEQAAADDDEEANKCEHFTIRGYVAKVRRRNAKVFWPLLSHHNQTSGELASSLPPLPVTKFRWWNCKKCLSEISTPKDLITDGAVTNVQNDEVNTCKTSFLINTDATNLLSGFQQPSEEKILDGRLVQTDSSVNVSNGECSPSLCLDKKKNASTSHGLTKEGLQIPKGGLDISEEIQNQSRKPTIFAAEPTVAPKEYEMPLGIDISIPKADALAAISAHMSDHDSMRLNKRHTKASDCSMGLPNYVNENQDPSSQLGNSSGRFHHKKSRKVRLLDDIIRSEELCASKKVHIFSGDTDTSQIKHDNDTRPDTSNWKLKHPDNQSHLATRNIQETPTMETSQNEDEENSLMDWLKKVSRKAVGHKEHSENKHIDAAVGISSGSSSGKGPNRYKLQSALEKENKMRPLKPGWPCLVPQQDIFNAEDVSTRLLNAKIDNNKSTGCIVSKKSLHRGPEIPEGTNTKAILTNKKNKATPVEDRLKVKKKAIKKQKTTNICVQEGLDGIPMDIVELLAKHQHERHLMSAGVAAENMYNLSEMTGNMRDDCRLKACDSFNFRKQNLHIDLNQQPTEFLELSQCSGDPLSRLEHPVTVSNDTDGTSVPLNGTAFENISRKHYADFNSVNVVSHDSCLDQSLKTVDQKIDCHDLHDSKFTSFQLLLGKEKAKSSISVCPDLAGNGCHSRTIEPLDLHANETISALHLLRLMDRTAGLGASNTNQSRSVLESYLNCTDQFKELQGLEFGFGTKEMPNHPRGAGYSDQDQHQGNSSKPLHPVPIISVLGSLLHKEIVTKSNYCQILQGFQARHPNDLPLHSIIKKVKTDASYSAIQSEVRKTMTSMYMGVNSKEIFSGLDPVAHSSLSLARYEIDQAGTSNRDRAVQTLRSHCEFGNCVVNRNPADFATPDEDEYMVGSNDPRTRYIYPSPKSLLYQTHPDGREQQLVMKLTALKGL